A section of the Myxocyprinus asiaticus isolate MX2 ecotype Aquarium Trade chromosome 40, UBuf_Myxa_2, whole genome shotgun sequence genome encodes:
- the LOC127430954 gene encoding chemokine XC receptor 1-like, translated as MELLDVSTMNFTTPEASTNLTTSTFNQMGMLNICTLSFHFMLGLPTHSYVIWHIVTGRGNGIASEFFNLSLSVCEIVLCLNSLFTILTTRFPILSTLMQFLLGLGITGRPLFQCLMCVERYLAVVHPVTFLNLKPLRYRLICSFAAWIIIFGSCFFCMFIISVKFYIFMWFFSVQLLLFPSIQLFCCSAVLSALKQSGPGERGREREEENHIKRRAFYIILLITVSMVIIYIPSTVTGFYRVLTHQNIPILWMISQICFLMAGFVQPVLYLHRTGKLSCRCSP; from the coding sequence ATGGAGCTATTGGATGTCTCTACAATGAACTTCACAACACCTGAAGCATCTACAAACCTCACAACATCTACATTTAATCAAATGGGAATGCTAAACATTTGTACACTGAGCTTCCATTTCATGCTTGGTCTTCCTACACACTCCTATGTTATATGGCACATTGTCACAGGAAGAGGAAATGGAATTGCATCAGAGTTCTTCAACCTCAGTCTTTCTGTTTGTGAGATCGTTCTCTGTCTGAATTCTTTGTTCACTATATTGACAACAAGATTTCCAATTCTTTCTACACTGATGCAGTTTTTATTAGGACTAGGCATTACTGGCCGTCCTCTGTTTCAATGTCTGATGTGTGTCGAGCGTTACCTGGCAGTGGTTCATCCTGTAACCTTTCTGAACCTCAAACCTCTCAGATACAGATTGATCTGTTCTTTTGCCGCCTGGATCATTATTTTTGGCTCCTGTTTTTTCTGCATGTTTATAATCTCagttaagttttatatttttatgtggTTCTTCTCTGTGCAGTTGctactttttccttccattcagTTGTTCTGCTGTTCGGCTGTTCTCAGTGCTCTGAAGCAGTCAGGaccaggagagagagggagagagagagaggaggaaaacCACATAAAGAGAAGAGCGTTTTATATCATTTTATTAATTACTGTGTCCATGGTTATTATATATATCCCATCCACTGTCACAGGATTCTACAGAGTTCTGACACACCAGAATATTCCCATCCTGTGGATGATCAgtcaaatttgttttttaatggctgGTTTTGTACAGCCTGTTTTATATTTGCACCGGACTGGGAAACTCTCCTGCCGCTGTTCACCATAA
- the LOC127430955 gene encoding C-C chemokine receptor type 8-like, whose amino-acid sequence MNNSIGNITSSEVPSTNHTTKDILILESLRIGVASFNLIIGIPTHSFVLWLIATGRGSGIASEFSILNLTICEKLFSLNSLVFLLSKMFPSLLTLQRFLLGLGITGRPLFHCLICVERYLAVVHPVTFLKFKPLRYKMVCSIAIWLISFGSCLVCMITFLLSNMRAFAWFFSLQFILFLSIQLFCLSAVLRALKQSGPGERRREREEENHMKRRAFYLILITTLTMVMMFVPLIITGFLTVLQNQAASIIWFISFFCFILAGFLQPVLYLHRTVKLLCLCSP is encoded by the coding sequence ATGAACAACTCCATTGGGAACATCACCTCATCTGAGGTTCCTTCTACAAACCACACAACAAAGGATATTTTGATATTGGAAAGCCTCAGGATTGGTGTGGCGAGCTTCAATCTAATCATCGGTATTCCTACACATTCCTTTGTTTTGTGGCTGATAGCCACAGGAAGAGGGAGTGGAATTGCATCCGAGTTCTCCATCCTAAATCTCACTATTTGTGAGAAATTGTTCTCTCTCAATTCATTGGTTTTTCTACTGTCAAAAATGTTTCCAAGTTTACTGACATTACAGAGATTTTTACTTGGGCTAGGCATCACTGGTCGTCCTCTGTTTCACTGTCTGATCTGTGTTGAGCGTTACCTGGCAGTGGTTCATCCTGTAACCTTTCTGAAGTTCAAACCTCTCAGATATAAAATGGTCTGTTCCATTGCTATCTGGCTAATCAGTTTTGGCTCCTGTTTGGTCTGCATGATCACATTTTTGTTATCTAACATGCGTGCATTTGCATGGTTCTTCTCACTGCAGTTCATACTCTTCCTCTCCATTCAGTTGTTTTGCCTTTCGGCTGTTCTCAGAGCTCTCAAGCAGTCAGGAccaggagagagaaggagagagagagaggaggaaaacCACATGAAGAGAAGAGCATTTTACCTTATTCTAATAACTACTTTGACCATGGTTATGATGTTTGTGCCTTTAATTATCACAGGATTCCTCACTGTGCTGCAAAACCAAGCTGCTTCAATTATCTGgtttattagttttttttgtttcattctggCTGGTTTTTTGCAACCTGTTCTTTATCTGCACCGGACTGTGAAACTTCTCTGCCTTTGTTCTCCATAA